In one window of Drosophila innubila isolate TH190305 chromosome 2L unlocalized genomic scaffold, UK_Dinn_1.0 4_B_2L, whole genome shotgun sequence DNA:
- the LOC117780144 gene encoding uncharacterized protein LOC117780144 isoform X1, producing the protein MYNVPHKYRQVCRLCLTLVNECDIGDLQIYNSETSANETVGSSQHQLYVNQCNINENASNSNSKCVCNALDPNPNTCCCQCDNSLSAVQSNNPNPKPNPQHKNTNKNNYTPSVPSAIANPPCKIDNNNIMYARMFSNQSENEVIITSEATNPIGQEQQQQFIHNNNNNKKQQQHDIVLYDNATKSSSATKHHVFHDIGENTSSNENYNQEHKDDSSPHITIQIFNCLSIKPLPNDGFPTVICRECRTKLESFWKFRNMALNSHLALREFLTISESSKLDTNHLESKLDEILKSTSEAIAAKALTELSKSSKTRYSQRQPKLDGPLNSAKNLERHMENNIRDIQTPLMYSNLFESPSQSQTSSNAIEREPMKIQDSNLMTARTATIKTEKYFELDNGTAMNSKDPDVEQYKSLQQQLETAAVLMDISKKIVISPPCSNPQSPCLSAIVDTSIKSSVIKSKRPSIDNEMQDSVEIDLSVKKKKIEYSTERNVVAPTTATTIATIATTATTRNTFGQPPILDIQANPIRIGDGDPKNYSITINDVGSSGYQLNTKKLNTESIATTCLSDSEDSSDSNKLEMDIASAMNDRKTPESVNSDHATDAATTQLWQALARSAAKNKEESRASQLLRNMMNQTFVFPVPSTIALTKVPEEPLPLLKDMSESQSSVVKICRRKQSFPTKTDCIESPDIKVTDTFVRSESVSNTLTEGIKDKKSLKCNSTSALSTSQKDMSCSNCGTLTTTIWRRSVRGEMVCNACGLYFKLHGVNRPHSMRRDTIHTRRRRPKECEKSKKRNRQLPCNSAVEYETHNISSPVECKKLDLSINQETLSISDLVFNKYKSELSETGGAAATLKDVILKRKKSQSLPEFNDTCEGEELSVPLNLVSSENNAKLTYNAK; encoded by the exons ATGTATAATGTACCACATAAGTATCGCCAAGTTTGTCGATTGTGCCTCACTTTGGTTAATGAGTGCGATATCGGAgatctacaaatttataatagtGAGACAAGCGCAAATGAAACAGTTGGCAGTAGCCAACACCAATTATATGTTAATCAGTGCAATATAAATGAGAATGCatcgaattcgaattcgaaatGTGTATGCAATGCATTGGACCCAAATCCAAATACATGTTGCTGCCAATGTGATAACTCGTTATCAGCAGTGCAAAGCAATAATCCAAATCCAAAACCGAATCCTcaacataaaaatacaaataaaaacaattatacaccGAGTGTGCCTTCTGCTATTGCCAACCCGCCCTGCaaaattgacaacaacaatattatgtATGCACGCATGTTTTCCAATCAATCGGAAAATGAAGTAATAATAACGAGCGAAGCAACAAATCCAATTGGccaggagcagcaacaacaatttatacacaacaacaacaacaacaagaagcagcagcaacatgatATTGTTCTTTACGATAATGCCACTAagtcatcatcagcaacaaaaCATCATGTATTTCATGATATCGGCGAAAATACTTCAAGCAACGAAAATTACAATCAAGAGCATAAAGATGATTCATCACCGCACATTACAATTCAGATATTCAACTGTCTCTCTATTAAG CCATTACCGAATGATGGATTCCCTACAGTTATCTGCCGTGAGTGTCGTACAAAGCTTGAATCGTTTTGGAAGTTTCGCAACATGGCGTTGAATTCACATTTGGCATTAAGagaatttttaacaatatcgGAATCGTCGAAGCTT gATACAAATCATTTGGAATCAAAActtgatgaaattttaaagtcCACATCCGAGGCAATAGCGGCAAAGGCACTGACTGAACTAAGCAAATCTTCAAAAACCAGATATAGCCAACGGCAACCAAAACTTGATGGTCCTTTAAATTCAGCAAAGAATCTGGAGCGACATATGGAGAATAACATAAGAGACATTCAGACGCCTTTAATGTATTCAAACTTATTTGAAAGTCCATCCCAATCACAAACATCCAGTAATGCTATTGAAAGAGAGCCGATGAAGATTCAAGATTCAAATCTAATGACAGCGcgaacagcaacaattaaaactgagaaatattttgaattagaTAACGGTACGGCGATGAATTCAAAAGATCCAGATGTTGAGCAATATAAAAGCTTGCAACAGCAATTAGAGACTGCCGCAGTGCTTATGGATATAAGTAAAAAGATTGTCATTTCACCACCATGCTCGAATCCCCAATCTCCTTGTCTCTCTGCAATTGTAGATACAAGTATTAAAAGTTCTGTGATAAAATCAAAACGTCCATCAATCGATAATGAGATGCAAGATAGTGTTGAAATCGACTTGTCCgtgaaaaagaagaaaattgaatattcCACTGAACGGAATGTTGTAGctccaacaacagcaacaacaatagccacaatagcaacaacagcaacaacacgtAACACATTTGGTCAACCTCCAATACTTGATATCCAGGCGAATCCTATAAGGATTGGCGATGGCGATCCTAAAAATTATAGTATTACTATTAATGATGTTGGCTCGTCTGGATACCAATTGAACACTAAAAAACTGAATACCGAAAGTATTGCTACCACTTGTCTATCGGACTCTGAGGACAGCTCTGATTCGAATAAACTAGAAATGGATATTGCATCTGCTATGAACGATCGAAAGACTCCGGAGAGCGTTAATTCTGATCATGCAACAGATGCGGCGACGACACAACTTTGGCAAGCATTGGCACGATCCGCTG caaaaaacaaagaggAAAGTCGAGCATCGCAATTATTGCGAAACATGATGAATCAAACTTTTGTATTTCCTGTGCCGTCGACCATAGCATTGACAAAAGTACCTGAAGAACCATTACCACTATTAAAG GATATGTCTGAATCTCAATCGAGTGTTGTCAAAATATGTAGAAGAAAGCAAAGTTTTCCTACAAAAACAGATTGCATCGAGTCTCCAGATATTAAGGTGACCGATACTTTCGTTCGTTCCGAAAGTGTATCAAATACATTGACAGAAGGAATCAAAGACAAAAAG AGCTTAAAATGCAACAGCACAAGTGCTCTGTCTACATCACAGAAGGACATGTCTTGCTCGAATTGTGGAaccttaacaacaacaatttggcgACGTAGTGTCAGAGGTGAAATGGTTTGTAATGCTTGCGGATTGTACTTTAAGCTACATGGCGTTAATCGACCCCATTCAATGAGACGCGATACCATCCATACTCGGCGCAGGCGTCCAAAAGAATGTGAGAAATCGAAGAAAa GAAACCGACAATTACCCTGCAATTCGGCGGTAGAGTATGAAACGCATAACATCAGTAGTCCCGTTGAATGCAAGAAACTGGATTTATCAATAAATCAGGAAACACTCAGTATTTCAGATCTAGTATTTAAC aaatACAAATCGGAATTATCTGAAACAGGAGGAGCGGCAGCAACACTAAAAGatgttattttaaaacgaaaaaaatcaCAATCTTTGCCTGAGTTTAATGATACCTGCGAAGGCGAGGAACTATCTGTACCTCTTAACCTTGTTTCCAGTGAAAATAATGCAAAGTTAACATACAAcgccaaataa
- the LOC117780144 gene encoding uncharacterized protein LOC117780144 isoform X2 codes for MYNVPHKYRQVCRLCLTLVNECDIGDLQIYNSETSANETVGSSQHQLYVNQCNINENASNSNSKCVCNALDPNPNTCCCQCDNSLSAVQSNNPNPKPNPQHKNTNKNNYTPSVPSAIANPPCKIDNNNIMYARMFSNQSENEVIITSEATNPIGQEQQQQFIHNNNNNKKQQQHDIVLYDNATKSSSATKHHVFHDIGENTSSNENYNQEHKDDSSPHITIQIFNCLSIKPLPNDGFPTVICRECRTKLESFWKFRNMALNSHLALREFLTISESSKLDTNHLESKLDEILKSTSEAIAAKALTELSKSSKTRYSQRQPKLDGPLNSAKNLERHMENNIRDIQTPLMYSNLFESPSQSQTSSNAIEREPMKIQDSNLMTARTATIKTEKYFELDNGTAMNSKDPDVEQYKSLQQQLETAAVLMDISKKIVISPPCSNPQSPCLSAIVDTSIKSSVIKSKRPSIDNEMQDSVEIDLSVKKKKIEYSTERNVVAPTTATTIATIATTATTRNTFGQPPILDIQANPIRIGDGDPKNYSITINDVGSSGYQLNTKKLNTESIATTCLSDSEDSSDSNKLEMDIASAMNDRKTPESVNSDHATDAATTQLWQALARSAAKNKEESRASQLLRNMMNQTFVFPVPSTIALTKVPEEPLPLLKSLKCNSTSALSTSQKDMSCSNCGTLTTTIWRRSVRGEMVCNACGLYFKLHGVNRPHSMRRDTIHTRRRRPKECEKSKKRNRQLPCNSAVEYETHNISSPVECKKLDLSINQETLSISDLVFNKYKSELSETGGAAATLKDVILKRKKSQSLPEFNDTCEGEELSVPLNLVSSENNAKLTYNAK; via the exons ATGTATAATGTACCACATAAGTATCGCCAAGTTTGTCGATTGTGCCTCACTTTGGTTAATGAGTGCGATATCGGAgatctacaaatttataatagtGAGACAAGCGCAAATGAAACAGTTGGCAGTAGCCAACACCAATTATATGTTAATCAGTGCAATATAAATGAGAATGCatcgaattcgaattcgaaatGTGTATGCAATGCATTGGACCCAAATCCAAATACATGTTGCTGCCAATGTGATAACTCGTTATCAGCAGTGCAAAGCAATAATCCAAATCCAAAACCGAATCCTcaacataaaaatacaaataaaaacaattatacaccGAGTGTGCCTTCTGCTATTGCCAACCCGCCCTGCaaaattgacaacaacaatattatgtATGCACGCATGTTTTCCAATCAATCGGAAAATGAAGTAATAATAACGAGCGAAGCAACAAATCCAATTGGccaggagcagcaacaacaatttatacacaacaacaacaacaacaagaagcagcagcaacatgatATTGTTCTTTACGATAATGCCACTAagtcatcatcagcaacaaaaCATCATGTATTTCATGATATCGGCGAAAATACTTCAAGCAACGAAAATTACAATCAAGAGCATAAAGATGATTCATCACCGCACATTACAATTCAGATATTCAACTGTCTCTCTATTAAG CCATTACCGAATGATGGATTCCCTACAGTTATCTGCCGTGAGTGTCGTACAAAGCTTGAATCGTTTTGGAAGTTTCGCAACATGGCGTTGAATTCACATTTGGCATTAAGagaatttttaacaatatcgGAATCGTCGAAGCTT gATACAAATCATTTGGAATCAAAActtgatgaaattttaaagtcCACATCCGAGGCAATAGCGGCAAAGGCACTGACTGAACTAAGCAAATCTTCAAAAACCAGATATAGCCAACGGCAACCAAAACTTGATGGTCCTTTAAATTCAGCAAAGAATCTGGAGCGACATATGGAGAATAACATAAGAGACATTCAGACGCCTTTAATGTATTCAAACTTATTTGAAAGTCCATCCCAATCACAAACATCCAGTAATGCTATTGAAAGAGAGCCGATGAAGATTCAAGATTCAAATCTAATGACAGCGcgaacagcaacaattaaaactgagaaatattttgaattagaTAACGGTACGGCGATGAATTCAAAAGATCCAGATGTTGAGCAATATAAAAGCTTGCAACAGCAATTAGAGACTGCCGCAGTGCTTATGGATATAAGTAAAAAGATTGTCATTTCACCACCATGCTCGAATCCCCAATCTCCTTGTCTCTCTGCAATTGTAGATACAAGTATTAAAAGTTCTGTGATAAAATCAAAACGTCCATCAATCGATAATGAGATGCAAGATAGTGTTGAAATCGACTTGTCCgtgaaaaagaagaaaattgaatattcCACTGAACGGAATGTTGTAGctccaacaacagcaacaacaatagccacaatagcaacaacagcaacaacacgtAACACATTTGGTCAACCTCCAATACTTGATATCCAGGCGAATCCTATAAGGATTGGCGATGGCGATCCTAAAAATTATAGTATTACTATTAATGATGTTGGCTCGTCTGGATACCAATTGAACACTAAAAAACTGAATACCGAAAGTATTGCTACCACTTGTCTATCGGACTCTGAGGACAGCTCTGATTCGAATAAACTAGAAATGGATATTGCATCTGCTATGAACGATCGAAAGACTCCGGAGAGCGTTAATTCTGATCATGCAACAGATGCGGCGACGACACAACTTTGGCAAGCATTGGCACGATCCGCTG caaaaaacaaagaggAAAGTCGAGCATCGCAATTATTGCGAAACATGATGAATCAAACTTTTGTATTTCCTGTGCCGTCGACCATAGCATTGACAAAAGTACCTGAAGAACCATTACCACTATTAAAG AGCTTAAAATGCAACAGCACAAGTGCTCTGTCTACATCACAGAAGGACATGTCTTGCTCGAATTGTGGAaccttaacaacaacaatttggcgACGTAGTGTCAGAGGTGAAATGGTTTGTAATGCTTGCGGATTGTACTTTAAGCTACATGGCGTTAATCGACCCCATTCAATGAGACGCGATACCATCCATACTCGGCGCAGGCGTCCAAAAGAATGTGAGAAATCGAAGAAAa GAAACCGACAATTACCCTGCAATTCGGCGGTAGAGTATGAAACGCATAACATCAGTAGTCCCGTTGAATGCAAGAAACTGGATTTATCAATAAATCAGGAAACACTCAGTATTTCAGATCTAGTATTTAAC aaatACAAATCGGAATTATCTGAAACAGGAGGAGCGGCAGCAACACTAAAAGatgttattttaaaacgaaaaaaatcaCAATCTTTGCCTGAGTTTAATGATACCTGCGAAGGCGAGGAACTATCTGTACCTCTTAACCTTGTTTCCAGTGAAAATAATGCAAAGTTAACATACAAcgccaaataa